The following nucleotide sequence is from Bradyrhizobium roseum.
GTGTTTTCGTAGCGGCTTCGCGATGATGGATGCGGGCGGCGGCACGCGTTCGGCCATCCCGCATCCTTCTCGCGCAGGGATCACTTGTCCGGCGAGATCGGCATCTGGATGTCGCCGGTGATATGTTTGATCGGACCCGCCGACGACGGCATGATGTCGAAGTCGAAGATTTCCGTCGGCAGCCACAGCGTGGCGCAGGCGTTGGGCACGTCGACGACGCCGGAGATGTGGCCCTGGCACGGCGCCGTGCCGAGGATCGAATAGGCCTGCGCGCCGGAATAGCCGAACTTCTTCAGGTACTCGATCGCGTTCAAGCAGGCCTGGCGATAGGCGATGTGAACGTCGAGGTAATGCTGCTTGCCGGCCTCGTCGACCGAGATGCCCTCGAAGATCAGATAGTCCTTGTAGTTCGGCGTGATCGGCGACGGCTTGAACACGGGGTTCTTGATACCGTATTTGGCGACGCCGTCCTTGATGACATCGACCTTGATATGCAGCCAACCGGCCATTTCGATCGCGCCGCAGAAGGTGATCTCGCCGTCACCCTGGCTGAAGTGCAGGTCGCCCATCGAGAGGCCGCCGCCCGGCACATAGACCGGGAAGTAGATTTTCGAGCCGCGCGACAGGTCCTTGATGTCGCAATTGCCGCCATGCTCGCGCGGCGGCACGGTGCGGGCGCCCTCGGCGCCGATCTTGGCCTTGACGTCGCCCTTGGCCTGGCCGGCATGCGCCGTCGCAGCGAACGGCGGATTGGCGAGGCCCGGCACGCGGGTCGGGTTGGTCGCGATCAACGCGTTCTCGCGCTCGTTCCAGGTCGCGAGCAATTTCGGATCGGGCAGACAGCCGATCAGGCCGGGATGGATCAGGCCGGCGAAATTCACGCCGGGAATGTGGCGCGACGACGTGTAGAGGCCCTTGATGTCCCAGATCGATTTCTGCGCCAGCGGGAAATGGTCGGTCAGGAAGCCGCCACCGTTCTGCTTGGAGAAGAAGCCGTTAAAGCCCCACAGGCTCTCCTTCAGCGGACCGACGTCGAGCAGGTCGACCACCAGGAGATCGCCGGGCTCGGCGCCCTTGACGCCGATCGGGCCGGACAGGAAATGCACGATCGACAAATCGATGTCGCGCACGTCATCGGCGGAATCGTTGTTCTTGATGAAGCCGCCGGTCCAGTCGTAGGTCTCTATGATGAAATCGTCGCCCGGGCTGACCCATGAAACCATCGGGATGTCGGGATGCCACCGATTGTGGATCTTGTCGTTCTCGTAGGCCGACTGCGAAAGATCTACCTTGATCAATGTCTCTGGCATCAGATGCTCCCCTTTTTACCAGTCAATTTGCTGTTCACTTCCCAGGCTCCTTAAACCGACAGATATTTCGAAACTTGCGCGGCATCGACGCTGTCGCGCGGGTCGTCGCGGACGATCGCGCCGTTCTCGATCACGAGCACGCGGTCGGCGATCTCGAGCGCAAAACTCAGCACCTGTTCTGAGACGACGATCGACAGGCCGCGCTCGTCGCGGATCCGCTTCAGCGTGCGCGCCATGTCCTTGATGATGGATGGCTGGATGCCCTCGGTCGGCTCGTCGAGCAGCAGCACTTTTGGCTTGGTGGCGAGCGCGCGGGCGATCGCGAGCTGCTGCTGCTGTCCGCCGGAGAGATTGCCGCCGCGGCGGCCCTTCATCTCCAGCAGCACGGGAAACAGTTCGTAGATATCATCAGGCACTTCCGTGCCGCCGGACACGACGAGACCAGTCTCGATGTTCTCCTTCACCGTCATGGTCGAGAAGATCATGCGGCCCTGCGGCACATAGGCTAGGCCTTTGGCAACGCGCTCATAGCTCGGCAGCGCGCTGAGCTCGGTGCCTTCCATGCGGACCGAGCCGCTCCTGGTCGGCAAAATGCCCATCAGCGACTTCATAAGCGTAGTCTTGCCCATGCCGTTGCGGCCCATGATCGCGACGATCTCGTTGGGCGCGACGGAGACATTGAGGCCGTGCAGCACCTCGCTCTGGCCGTAAGCGACGTGAAGATCCGAAATAGCCAGCATCGATTGCTCCTTAATGGCCCAGATAGACTTCGATCACCTTCGGATCGTTCTTCACTTTCTCCATCGTCCCCTCAGACAAAATCTGGCCCTGATGCAGCACCGTGACCTTGTGGGCGATGTCCTCGACGAATTTCATGTCGTGCTCGATGACCAGCACCGAGCGGTCCTTGATGATACGATTCAGCAGTTCCGCGGTCTTGGCGCGCTCGGAGACGCTCATGCCGGCGACGGGTTCGTCGAGCATCAGGAGGTCCGGGTCCTGGATCAGCAGCATGCCGATCTCCAGCCACTGCTTCTGGCCATGGCTTAGCTCGTCGGCAAAGGTGTGGAGCCGGTCCTTCAGGAAGATCATTTCCGCGACCTCGTCGACCCTTTCTTTCACCGCTGCGTCACGCTGGAATGTCAGTGAACCGAACACGGTGCGGCCGCGCGGATAGGAGATTTCCAGATTCTCGAACACGGTGAGGTCTTCGAACACTGACGGCGTCTGGAATTTACGGCCAACGCCGGCCTGCACGATCTCGTTCTCCTTCAGTTTCGTCAGTTCCTTGCCGCGAAACTGGATCGACCCGGAGGTGGCGCGCGTCTTGCCGCAGATCAGGTCGAGCACCGTCGTCTTGCCGGCGCCGTTGGGGCCGATGATGACGCGGATCTCGTTCTCCTCGACATAGAAGGACAGATCGTTGACTGCCTTGAAGCCGTCGAAGGAAACGGTGAGCGCTTCGACCGCGAGCAGGAATTCCTTGGGCTGGGAACCGATGAGCATGATGATCTCCTCACTCCGCCGGCGCGCCATCGGCGACGGAAGTGTCGCTCCAGCCGTTCTTGGATTTCGGTTTTCGCATGGCCAGCAGCCTGTCGATGCGCGGCTGCACGTAGTCCTGCCAGATGCCGGACAGACCGTTCGGGAAGGCCAGCACCACGGCAATGAACAGTGCGCCAAGGCCGAACAACCAGAGCTGCGGGAAGGATTCCGAAAGGCTGGTCTTGGCGAAATTGACCAGCAGCGAGCCCCACACCGCCCCGAAGATCGACATCCGCCCGCCGACCGCGGTGTAGATGACCATCTCGATCGACGGCACGATGCCGACAAAGGATGGCGACATGAACCCAACGTTGAGCGCGAACATCGCGCCGCCGATCGCGGCGAACACGGCGGCCATGCAGAAGGCAAAAATCTTGAAGTTGGCGACGCTGTAGCCGGAGAAGCGAACACGGTCTTCCTGTTCGCGCATCGCGACCAGAATGCGTCCGAGCTTGGTCAAACGGATGAACTGCGCGATGCCGATGCAGGCAAACAGCAACACCACTTCGACGAAGTACAGGATGATCTTGGCGTGGTCGGGCCGGATGTCCCAACCTTTCAGCGTGCGCAGGTCGGTCATGCCGTTGATGCCGCCGGTATAGCCCTGCTGTCCCACGATCAGGATGGTCAGGATCGCGGCGATCGCCTGGGTGATGATCGCGAAATAGGTGCCGCCGACCCGACGCTTGAACATCGCGGTGCCGATGATCAGCGCGAACAGCCCCGGCACCAGGATGATGGCAAGAATAGTGAAGGTGAGACTGTGGAACGGCTGCCAGAACAGCGGCAGCGAGGTGATCTGGTTCCAGTCCATGAAATCGGGGATGCCGGGCGTCGACTGGATCTTGGTGTTCTCGACGCTGGAGGCTTCCAGCTTGAGGAACATCGCCATGCAGTAGCCGCCGAGGCCGAAGAACACCCCCTGCCCCAGGCTCAGGATGCCGCCATAGCCCCAGCACAGCACCAGCCCGATCGCGACAAAGGCGTAGGTCAGGTATTTGGCGACCAGGTTGAGACGGAACACATCCAGCGACAGCGGCAGGATCACGAACAGGACCAGAGCCAGGGCAACGAAGCCGATCAGCTCGGACCGATTGAAGAAGCGTGACGTGATGATCATGACTTCCTGCTTCCGTTATTTGCGGACTTTGAGGGCGAACAGACCTTGCGGCCGCAGCATCAGGATTCCGACCACGGCGAGCAGCGTGAGCACCTTGGCCATTGAGCCCGACATGAAGAATTCCAGCGTCGACTGGGTCTGCGAGATCGAGAAGGCGGAAGCGATGGTGCCGATCAGGCTGGCGGCGCCGCCGAACACGACCACCAGGAAGGTATCGACGATGTAGAGCTGGCCGGACGTCGGCCCGGTCGAGCCGATCATGGTGAAGGCGCTTCCGGCGACGCCGGCGATGCCGCAACCCAGCCCGAAGGTGTAGCGGTCGACTTTCTCGGTGTTGATACCGACGGCTCCGGCCATGATGCGATTCTGCACCACGGCGCGGACCTGGCGGCCCCAGCGCGATTTGTACAGGACATAGGCGACCACGACGGTGATCAGCAGTGTCAGGCCCATCACGAAGATACCGTTGATCGGCACTTCGATGGAGTCGGTCACTTTAAGCGAGCCCAGCATCCATTGCGGCAGTTCGACGCCGACTTCGCGCGGGCCGAACACCGAGCGATAGGTCTGCTGCAGGATCAAGCTCAGGCCCCAGGTGGCGAGCAGCGTATCGAGCGGTCTCTTGTAGAGATGTTTTATGAGCGCCCATTCGACCAGCATTCCGAGCGCGCCTGACGCGAGGAAGGCAAGTATCATCGCGAGGAAGAAGTAGCCGCCGAACAGGCCCGGCAGATAGGACTGGAAAACGTTCGACGTCATCCAGGTGACGTAGGCGCCGAGGATCATGAACTCGCCGTGGGCCATGTTGATGACGCCCATCTGGCCGAAGATGATCGCAAGACCAAGCGCCATCAGCACGTAGACGGAAAACAGGATCAGGCCCGCAAAGCCCTGCATGACGAAGATGGAGCCGAGATCGCCAATCGAATAGTCACCGAACATCGATGTTTCTCCGTCGAGGGATAAGGCCCGCGTCGCGAACGAATTCGCGACGCGGGGTCGTCAAGCGCGGATTGACGGTCCACGCCAGGGAGCTGGTGCACAGGAGAAAGCCGCGCGGAGTCCTGCGGCGCTTACTGGTAGCCCTTCGGGAACGGATCGGGCTCTACGAGATCGGCGGTCTCGAAGATCAGTTCGAACTGGCCGTCGAGCTTGGCCTTGCCGACGCGGGTCTTTGACCAGAGGTGATGGTTTTCGTGGATGCGCACGTAGCCTTCGGGCGCGCCCTTGAATTCGACACCGGTCGAGGCAGGCGCGATCTTGTCGATGTCGAAGCTCTGGGCCTTCTCGACCGTCAGTTTCCACAGCCACGGGCCGAGATAGGCAGCCTGGGTGACGTCTCCGATCACGGTCTTTTCGCCCCACATCTTCTTAAAGGCGGCGACGAATTCCTTGTTGTTAGGATTGTCGAGCGACTGGAAGTACTTCATGCAGGCATAGGCGCCCGCGATGTTCTCGCCGCCGATGCCGTCGATCTCGTCCTCGGTCACCGAGATCGTGAGTAGCGCCTGCTTCGAGAGATCGATGCCGGCCGCCTTGAGCTGCTTGTAGAAGGCGACGTTGGAACCGCCGACCACGTCGGTGAAGATGACGTCGGGCTTGGTGAGCTTGATCTTGTTGATGACCGAATTGAACTGCGTAGAGCCGAGCGCGTAATATTCCTCGCCGACGACCTTGCCCTTCAGCACGTTCTCGACGTGCTTGCGCGCGATCTTGTTCGAGGTGCGCGGCCAGATGTAATCCGAGCCGATGAAGAAGAACGATTTTGCGTTCTTCTCCTTGGCGATCCAGTTGAGGCCGGCGAGGATCTGCTGAGTGGCTTCCTGGCCGGTGTAGATGACGTTCTTGGACTGCTCGAGGCCTTCATAGAAGGTCGGGTAATAGAGCATGCCGTTGTACTGTTCCATGACCGGCAGCACCGCCTT
It contains:
- the fmdA gene encoding formamidase, with protein sequence MPETLIKVDLSQSAYENDKIHNRWHPDIPMVSWVSPGDDFIIETYDWTGGFIKNNDSADDVRDIDLSIVHFLSGPIGVKGAEPGDLLVVDLLDVGPLKESLWGFNGFFSKQNGGGFLTDHFPLAQKSIWDIKGLYTSSRHIPGVNFAGLIHPGLIGCLPDPKLLATWNERENALIATNPTRVPGLANPPFAATAHAGQAKGDVKAKIGAEGARTVPPREHGGNCDIKDLSRGSKIYFPVYVPGGGLSMGDLHFSQGDGEITFCGAIEMAGWLHIKVDVIKDGVAKYGIKNPVFKPSPITPNYKDYLIFEGISVDEAGKQHYLDVHIAYRQACLNAIEYLKKFGYSGAQAYSILGTAPCQGHISGVVDVPNACATLWLPTEIFDFDIMPSSAGPIKHITGDIQMPISPDK
- the urtE gene encoding urea ABC transporter ATP-binding subunit UrtE, which encodes MLAISDLHVAYGQSEVLHGLNVSVAPNEIVAIMGRNGMGKTTLMKSLMGILPTRSGSVRMEGTELSALPSYERVAKGLAYVPQGRMIFSTMTVKENIETGLVVSGGTEVPDDIYELFPVLLEMKGRRGGNLSGGQQQQLAIARALATKPKVLLLDEPTEGIQPSIIKDMARTLKRIRDERGLSIVVSEQVLSFALEIADRVLVIENGAIVRDDPRDSVDAAQVSKYLSV
- the urtD gene encoding urea ABC transporter ATP-binding protein UrtD, producing the protein MLIGSQPKEFLLAVEALTVSFDGFKAVNDLSFYVEENEIRVIIGPNGAGKTTVLDLICGKTRATSGSIQFRGKELTKLKENEIVQAGVGRKFQTPSVFEDLTVFENLEISYPRGRTVFGSLTFQRDAAVKERVDEVAEMIFLKDRLHTFADELSHGQKQWLEIGMLLIQDPDLLMLDEPVAGMSVSERAKTAELLNRIIKDRSVLVIEHDMKFVEDIAHKVTVLHQGQILSEGTMEKVKNDPKVIEVYLGH
- the urtC gene encoding urea ABC transporter permease subunit UrtC, whose protein sequence is MIITSRFFNRSELIGFVALALVLFVILPLSLDVFRLNLVAKYLTYAFVAIGLVLCWGYGGILSLGQGVFFGLGGYCMAMFLKLEASSVENTKIQSTPGIPDFMDWNQITSLPLFWQPFHSLTFTILAIILVPGLFALIIGTAMFKRRVGGTYFAIITQAIAAILTILIVGQQGYTGGINGMTDLRTLKGWDIRPDHAKIILYFVEVVLLFACIGIAQFIRLTKLGRILVAMREQEDRVRFSGYSVANFKIFAFCMAAVFAAIGGAMFALNVGFMSPSFVGIVPSIEMVIYTAVGGRMSIFGAVWGSLLVNFAKTSLSESFPQLWLFGLGALFIAVVLAFPNGLSGIWQDYVQPRIDRLLAMRKPKSKNGWSDTSVADGAPAE
- the urtB gene encoding urea ABC transporter permease subunit UrtB → MFGDYSIGDLGSIFVMQGFAGLILFSVYVLMALGLAIIFGQMGVINMAHGEFMILGAYVTWMTSNVFQSYLPGLFGGYFFLAMILAFLASGALGMLVEWALIKHLYKRPLDTLLATWGLSLILQQTYRSVFGPREVGVELPQWMLGSLKVTDSIEVPINGIFVMGLTLLITVVVAYVLYKSRWGRQVRAVVQNRIMAGAVGINTEKVDRYTFGLGCGIAGVAGSAFTMIGSTGPTSGQLYIVDTFLVVVFGGAASLIGTIASAFSISQTQSTLEFFMSGSMAKVLTLLAVVGILMLRPQGLFALKVRK
- the urtA gene encoding urea ABC transporter substrate-binding protein, encoding MSDEKNKDLQSPLRRKLLMGAAALPLISMLPRPSFGAGPATATVNTTGLAVTDTEVTVGILHSATGTMAISETGSIQAEKLAIEQINAMGGVLGRKIKFIQEDGASDWPTFAEKAKKLLVNDKVAAIMGCWTSASRKAVLPVMEQYNGMLYYPTFYEGLEQSKNVIYTGQEATQQILAGLNWIAKEKNAKSFFFIGSDYIWPRTSNKIARKHVENVLKGKVVGEEYYALGSTQFNSVINKIKLTKPDVIFTDVVGGSNVAFYKQLKAAGIDLSKQALLTISVTEDEIDGIGGENIAGAYACMKYFQSLDNPNNKEFVAAFKKMWGEKTVIGDVTQAAYLGPWLWKLTVEKAQSFDIDKIAPASTGVEFKGAPEGYVRIHENHHLWSKTRVGKAKLDGQFELIFETADLVEPDPFPKGYQ